In Engraulis encrasicolus isolate BLACKSEA-1 chromosome 15, IST_EnEncr_1.0, whole genome shotgun sequence, the following proteins share a genomic window:
- the LOC134463799 gene encoding cAMP-dependent protein kinase type II-alpha regulatory subunit-like isoform X2 gives MMYGSDGEENDEDEFVAPVINRFNRRKSAVSAEPYDPDNEGADRDPAVIHPKTDEQRNRLSEACKNIVLFKNLELEDLSKVLDAMFEKPVAVDEHVIEQNDDGDNFYVIESGIFDVYVTDSGETRKVFTYENQGSFGELALMYNTPRATTIVARTLGSLWCLDRVTFRRIVVNNNAKKRSMYDAFIKTVPLLSSLETYERMKVVDVLTARQYKDGERIIGEGESADCFYIVESGEVRVTVKRTIEDGKTEEVLISTCRVGQYFGELALVTNKPRAASVYAVGDVRCLVMDVLAFERLLGPCMEIMKRNISNYEQQMAAVLEDLNSSTSTNETEPTA, from the exons ATGATGTATGGCTCAGATGGAGAGGAAAACGACGAGGATGAATTTGTTG cCCCCGTCATCAACAGATTTAACAGGCGAAAATCAG CCGTATCTGCTGAGCCATACGACCCGGACAATGAGGGGGCGGACAGGGACCCCGCG GTAATTCACCCAAAAACAGATGAACAGAGGAACAGGCTCTCCGAGGCCTGCAAAAACATTGTTCTCTTTAAGAATTTGGAGCTG GAAGACCTGTCTAAAGTGCTGGACGCCATGTTTGAGAAGCCTGTGGCTGTAGATGAGCATGTTATTGAGCAGAATGATGATGGTGACAACTTCTATGTAATTGAGAG TGGGATCTTTGATGTGTACGTGACGGACAGCGGAGAAACGCGCAAGGTGTTCACCTATGAGAACCAGGGCAGCTTCGGGGAGTTGGCCTTGATGTACAACACTCCTCGGGCCACCACCATCGTTGCCAGGACGCTTGGCTCTCTCTGGTGCCTG GACAGGGTGACCTTCAGACGGATTGTTGTGAATAATAACGCTAAGAAGAGGAGTATGTACGACGCTTTCATCAAGACTGTCCCTCTGCTGTCATCCTTGGAG ACATATGAGCGGATGAAGGTGGTAGATGTACTCACCGCACGACAGTACAAAGACGGAGAGAGAATCATTGGCGAG GGAGAGAGTGCAGACTGTTTCTACATTGTGGAGTCTGGGGAGGTCAGGGTTACAGTCAAGAGAACTATAGAG GATGGCAAGACGGAGGAGGTGCTGATCTCCACATGCAGAGTGGGCCAGTACTTCGGAGAGCTGGCGCTGGTCACCAACAAACCGCGAGCCGCCTCCGTCTACGCAGTCGGAGACGTCAGGTGCTTAG TGATGGACGTGCTGGCCTTCGAGCGACTGCTGGGGCCGTGCATGGAGATCATGAAGAGGAACATCTCCAACTACGAGCAGCAGATGGCCGCTGTTCTGGAAGACCTCAACAGCAGCACCTCCACCAATGAAACCGAGCCCacagcatga
- the LOC134463799 gene encoding cAMP-dependent protein kinase type II-alpha regulatory subunit-like isoform X1: MSRNIHIPDGFRELLQEFTVAVIRNQPRDLCDFASQYFTDLRRKEKEEKGQALKSNIEAMMYGSDGEENDEDEFVAPVINRFNRRKSAVSAEPYDPDNEGADRDPAVIHPKTDEQRNRLSEACKNIVLFKNLELEDLSKVLDAMFEKPVAVDEHVIEQNDDGDNFYVIESGIFDVYVTDSGETRKVFTYENQGSFGELALMYNTPRATTIVARTLGSLWCLDRVTFRRIVVNNNAKKRSMYDAFIKTVPLLSSLETYERMKVVDVLTARQYKDGERIIGEGESADCFYIVESGEVRVTVKRTIEDGKTEEVLISTCRVGQYFGELALVTNKPRAASVYAVGDVRCLVMDVLAFERLLGPCMEIMKRNISNYEQQMAAVLEDLNSSTSTNETEPTA; encoded by the exons ATGAGCAGAAACATCCATATTCCAGACGGTTTTAGGGAGTTATTGCAAGAATTTACTGTTGCAGTCATCAGAAATCAACCGAGGGATCTCTGCGACTTCGCCTCGCAGTATTTCACCGAcctgagaaggaaagaaaaagaagaaaagggacAGGCGTTGAAGTCCAACATTGAAGCAATGATGTATGGCTCAGATGGAGAGGAAAACGACGAGGATGAATTTGTTG cCCCCGTCATCAACAGATTTAACAGGCGAAAATCAG CCGTATCTGCTGAGCCATACGACCCGGACAATGAGGGGGCGGACAGGGACCCCGCG GTAATTCACCCAAAAACAGATGAACAGAGGAACAGGCTCTCCGAGGCCTGCAAAAACATTGTTCTCTTTAAGAATTTGGAGCTG GAAGACCTGTCTAAAGTGCTGGACGCCATGTTTGAGAAGCCTGTGGCTGTAGATGAGCATGTTATTGAGCAGAATGATGATGGTGACAACTTCTATGTAATTGAGAG TGGGATCTTTGATGTGTACGTGACGGACAGCGGAGAAACGCGCAAGGTGTTCACCTATGAGAACCAGGGCAGCTTCGGGGAGTTGGCCTTGATGTACAACACTCCTCGGGCCACCACCATCGTTGCCAGGACGCTTGGCTCTCTCTGGTGCCTG GACAGGGTGACCTTCAGACGGATTGTTGTGAATAATAACGCTAAGAAGAGGAGTATGTACGACGCTTTCATCAAGACTGTCCCTCTGCTGTCATCCTTGGAG ACATATGAGCGGATGAAGGTGGTAGATGTACTCACCGCACGACAGTACAAAGACGGAGAGAGAATCATTGGCGAG GGAGAGAGTGCAGACTGTTTCTACATTGTGGAGTCTGGGGAGGTCAGGGTTACAGTCAAGAGAACTATAGAG GATGGCAAGACGGAGGAGGTGCTGATCTCCACATGCAGAGTGGGCCAGTACTTCGGAGAGCTGGCGCTGGTCACCAACAAACCGCGAGCCGCCTCCGTCTACGCAGTCGGAGACGTCAGGTGCTTAG TGATGGACGTGCTGGCCTTCGAGCGACTGCTGGGGCCGTGCATGGAGATCATGAAGAGGAACATCTCCAACTACGAGCAGCAGATGGCCGCTGTTCTGGAAGACCTCAACAGCAGCACCTCCACCAATGAAACCGAGCCCacagcatga
- the fgd4b gene encoding FYVE, RhoGEF and PH domain-containing protein 4 isoform X2 yields the protein MFDKVKKLKKQHSGGELETCSELTSRKLLRRSKGETKAHPVFFAGPSPTIAVPPAVPEGSRGCLRNRGTLHGSEALTAAHQQSTAQVPSNAALLRSPVAGRPVCCERESSGSSSSSSGGTRMEKEEDINEASTPSKHTNVSELISHFEETSLSNADANGSTPLKSCAADSRGEPCLDQSPGGGGGGSGSGEGHTAVSAAASPSQKQQQQQLKAGTGQSQAQDVASRNYRRDVDDLSTRRRGAVMQAEEEVVVVKEKESAEVTMAEVKGKEAEGEVEVEVEVGGGEGASEGLVNGSRIGDAGTQGPCAAVVGQMVDQKQPACVDHNEEGQTASAEPAEQVAAVTIESAKANGSQEEPGSSCSLQQQQQQQACLERAESMDTEETKEQKLYKIANELLHTERAYVTRLRLLVEVFCAKLTAEAAKGSFPLEVVNSIFSNVGSIYAFHSQFLLPDLDKRMSQWSSTPRIGDIFKQHAPFLRMYAEYVKNFDSAMELLKQWTERSAAFKTVLKEVQSLPECGCLTLQHHMLEPVQRVPRYEMLLKDYLKKLPEDDSDRVDAEKSLNMISMAATHSNSAIRKLENLKKLMEIYEMLGGEDDIVHASNELIKEGHILKLAARNTSAMERYLYLFNNMLLYCVPKFSLVGQKYTVRTRIGVDGMKVVETSNEGHSHTFQVSGKERTLELQARSEQDKEDWIKVLNETIEIFQQKNETFKSALREADEVSTEELGRRAPRWIRDNEVTMCMKCREPFNVLTRRRHHCRACGYVVCGKCSDNKAALEYDGNKMNKVCKDCYFVLTGRLEGEEKPEYKRNDSKKKGILEIEAAQFSGNSVMCGFLHHSDKAKPWQRVWCIIPQKEALVLYLYGAPQDVKALSTIPLLGYTVEDNSRPGDPPGSFRLCQSKSVHSFAAENDDVRQRWLQVIRMAVKGEVPSSTSLPNSPGTPNGAMEVGYDTSE from the exons ATGTTTGACAAGGTGAAGAAACTAAAGAAACAGCACAGTGGTGGTGAGCTTGAGACCTGCAGTGAACTGACAAGTAGAAAGCTACTACGGAGATCAAAAGGCGAAACAAAGGCACACCCTGTGTTTTTCGCAG GCCCCAGCCCCACCATTGCAGTTCCCCCTGCTGTACCTGAAGGCTCCCGCGGCTGTTTGCGCAATAGAGGAACTCTACATGGATCAGAAGCACTCACTGCTGCCCACCAGCAGTCCACAGCACAAG TGCCTTCCAATGCAGCGCTGCTGAGGAGTCCTGTGGCAGGCAGGCCTGTGTGCTGTGAGCGAGAGAGCagtgggagcagcagcagcagcagcggcggtaccaggatggagaaggaggaggatattAATGAGGCCAGCACTCCCTCCAAACACACCAATGTGTCAGAACTCATCAGCCACTTCGAGGAAACCAG CCTGAGTAACGCAGACGCCAATGGCTCAACGCCCCTGAAGTCCTGCGCCGCGGACTCCAGAGGTGAACCGTGCTTGGACCAGAGCccaggcggaggtggaggtggaagtggaagtggagaaGGGCACACGGCAGTGTCAGCAGCAGCGTCGCCatcacagaagcagcagcagcagcaactgaaGGCAGGAACTGGCCAGTCTCAGGCTCAGGATGTCGCTAGCAGGAACTACAGACGAGACGTCGACGACTTGAGCACACGAAGACGAGGAGCAGTAATGCAGgccgaggaggaggtggtggtggtgaaggagaaggagagcgcAGAGGTGACCATGGCGGAGGTGAAAGGAAAGGAGGccgagggggaggtggaggtggaggtggaggtgggaggaggagagggggcctcTGAGGGTCTGGTGAACGGGAGCAGGATCGGGGACGCGGGGACCCAAGGGCCTTGTGCTGCTGTGGTGGGACAGATGGTGGATCAGAAGCAGCCTGCGTGTGTGGATCATAATGAAGAGGGTCAAACAGCGTCAGCTGAACCAGCAGAGCAGGTAGCGGCAGTGACTATAGAGAGCGCTAAGGCTAACGGCTCACAGGAGGAACCTGGGAGCAGCTGCAgccttcagcagcagcaacaacagcaggccTGTTTGGAGAGAGCGGAGTCCATGGATACCGAG GAAACCAAAGAGCAGAAGCTGTATAAGATAGCCAATGAGCTGCTGCACACCGAGAGAGCCTATGTGACCCGACTCCGACTGCTGGTGGAG GTCTTCTGTGCCAAACTGACTGCAGAGGCTGCAAAGGGCTCCTTCCCCCTGGAGGTGGTCAACAGCATCTTCTCCAACGTGGGATCCATATACGCTTTCCACAGCCAGTTCCTGCTGCCAGACCTGGACAAGCGCATGAGCCAATG GTCTTCGACTCCCCGGATCGGTGACATCTTTAAGCAGCACGCTCCATTCCTGAGGATGTATGCCGAGTATGTGAAGAACTTTGACAGCGCCATGGAGCTGCTCAAACAGTGGACCGAGCGCTCGGCAGCTTTTAAGACTGTACTGAAGGAGGTGCAG AGCCTTCCCGAGTGTGGCTGTCTGACCCTGCAACACCACATGCTGGAGCCGGTGCAGAGGGTCCCTCGCTACGAGATGCTGCTCAAGGACTACCTGAAGAAACTTCCAGAAGACGACTCGGATCGCGTTGATGCTGAGA AATCTCTAAATATGATCTCCATGGCTGCCACACATTCCAACAGTGCCATTCGTAAACTG GAGAACTTGAAGAAGCTGATGGAGATCTACGAGATGCTGGGTGGGGAGGACGACATCGTCCATGCCTCCAACGAGCTCATCAAGGAGGGACACATCCTCAAGCTGGCCGCCAGGAACACTTCCGCCATGGAGAGATACCTTTACCTG TTCAACAACATGCTCCTGTACTGCGTGCCCAAGTTCAGCCTGGTGGGGCAGAAGTACACGGTGCGCACGCGTATCGGGGTGGACGGCATGAAGGTGGTGGAGACCTCTAACGAGGGCCACTCGCACACCTTCCAGGTGTCGGGCAAGGAGCGGACTCTGGAGCTGCAGGCTAG ATCGGAACAAGACAAAGAGGACTGGataaag gtgCTCAATGAAACTATTGAGATATTTCAGCAGAAAAATGAAACGTTTAAATCCGCCTTGAGGGAAGCGGATGAGGTATCG ACGGAGGAACTGGGGAGACGAGCCCCGCGCTGGATCCGTGACAATGAGGTGACCATGTGTATGAAGTGTCGAGAGCCTTTCAACGTCCTGACGCGCAGAAGACACCACTGCAGAGCCTGTGGCTAT GTGGTGTGTGGAAAGTGCTCCGACAACAAGGCTGCTTTGGAGTACGACGGCAATAAGATGAACAAGGTGTGCAAGGACTGCTACTTCGTCCTGACGGGCCGCCTCGAGGGCGAGGAGAAGCCTGAGTACAAGAGGAACGACAGCAAGAAGAAGGGCATCCTGGAG ATTGAAGCGGCCCAGTTTTCGGGCAACAGCGTCATGTGTGGTTTCCTGCACCACAGCGACAAGGCCAAGCCCTGGCAGCGCGTCTGGTGCATCATCCCCCAGAAGGAGGCCCTGGTGCTCTACCTGTACGGAGCCCCACAG GACGTGAAGGCCCTGTCCACCATCCCATTGCTGGGTTACACTGTGGAAGACAACTCCCGGCCAGGCGACCCACCGGGCAGCTTCCGCCTCTGCCAGTCCAAGTCCGTGCACAGCTTTGCGGCGGAGAACGACGACGTGAGGCAGCGCTGGCTCCAGGTCATACGCATGGCGGTGAAGGGCGAGGTCCCCAGCAGCACCTCGCTTCCCAACAGCCCGGGCACCCCCAACGGTGCCATGGAAGTAGGCTACGACACCTCAGAATAA
- the fgd4b gene encoding FYVE, RhoGEF and PH domain-containing protein 4 isoform X1 translates to MFDKVKKLKKQHSGGELETCSELTSRKLLRRSKGETKAHPVFFAGPSPTIAVPPAVPEGSRGCLRNRGTLHGSEALTAAHQQSTAQVPSNAALLRSPVAGRPVCCERESSGSSSSSSGGTRMEKEEDINEASTPSKHTNVSELISHFEETSLSNADANGSTPLKSCAADSRGEPCLDQSPGGGGGGSGSGEGHTAVSAAASPSQKQQQQQLKAGTGQSQAQDVASRNYRRDVDDLSTRRRGAVMQAEEEVVVVKEKESAEVTMAEVKGKEAEGEVEVEVEVGGGEGASEGLVNGSRIGDAGTQGPCAAVVGQMVDQKQPACVDHNEEGQTASAEPAEQVAAVTIESAKANGSQEEPGSSCSLQQQQQQQACLERAESMDTEVKETKEQKLYKIANELLHTERAYVTRLRLLVEVFCAKLTAEAAKGSFPLEVVNSIFSNVGSIYAFHSQFLLPDLDKRMSQWSSTPRIGDIFKQHAPFLRMYAEYVKNFDSAMELLKQWTERSAAFKTVLKEVQSLPECGCLTLQHHMLEPVQRVPRYEMLLKDYLKKLPEDDSDRVDAEKSLNMISMAATHSNSAIRKLENLKKLMEIYEMLGGEDDIVHASNELIKEGHILKLAARNTSAMERYLYLFNNMLLYCVPKFSLVGQKYTVRTRIGVDGMKVVETSNEGHSHTFQVSGKERTLELQARSEQDKEDWIKVLNETIEIFQQKNETFKSALREADEVSTEELGRRAPRWIRDNEVTMCMKCREPFNVLTRRRHHCRACGYVVCGKCSDNKAALEYDGNKMNKVCKDCYFVLTGRLEGEEKPEYKRNDSKKKGILEIEAAQFSGNSVMCGFLHHSDKAKPWQRVWCIIPQKEALVLYLYGAPQDVKALSTIPLLGYTVEDNSRPGDPPGSFRLCQSKSVHSFAAENDDVRQRWLQVIRMAVKGEVPSSTSLPNSPGTPNGAMEVGYDTSE, encoded by the exons ATGTTTGACAAGGTGAAGAAACTAAAGAAACAGCACAGTGGTGGTGAGCTTGAGACCTGCAGTGAACTGACAAGTAGAAAGCTACTACGGAGATCAAAAGGCGAAACAAAGGCACACCCTGTGTTTTTCGCAG GCCCCAGCCCCACCATTGCAGTTCCCCCTGCTGTACCTGAAGGCTCCCGCGGCTGTTTGCGCAATAGAGGAACTCTACATGGATCAGAAGCACTCACTGCTGCCCACCAGCAGTCCACAGCACAAG TGCCTTCCAATGCAGCGCTGCTGAGGAGTCCTGTGGCAGGCAGGCCTGTGTGCTGTGAGCGAGAGAGCagtgggagcagcagcagcagcagcggcggtaccaggatggagaaggaggaggatattAATGAGGCCAGCACTCCCTCCAAACACACCAATGTGTCAGAACTCATCAGCCACTTCGAGGAAACCAG CCTGAGTAACGCAGACGCCAATGGCTCAACGCCCCTGAAGTCCTGCGCCGCGGACTCCAGAGGTGAACCGTGCTTGGACCAGAGCccaggcggaggtggaggtggaagtggaagtggagaaGGGCACACGGCAGTGTCAGCAGCAGCGTCGCCatcacagaagcagcagcagcagcaactgaaGGCAGGAACTGGCCAGTCTCAGGCTCAGGATGTCGCTAGCAGGAACTACAGACGAGACGTCGACGACTTGAGCACACGAAGACGAGGAGCAGTAATGCAGgccgaggaggaggtggtggtggtgaaggagaaggagagcgcAGAGGTGACCATGGCGGAGGTGAAAGGAAAGGAGGccgagggggaggtggaggtggaggtggaggtgggaggaggagagggggcctcTGAGGGTCTGGTGAACGGGAGCAGGATCGGGGACGCGGGGACCCAAGGGCCTTGTGCTGCTGTGGTGGGACAGATGGTGGATCAGAAGCAGCCTGCGTGTGTGGATCATAATGAAGAGGGTCAAACAGCGTCAGCTGAACCAGCAGAGCAGGTAGCGGCAGTGACTATAGAGAGCGCTAAGGCTAACGGCTCACAGGAGGAACCTGGGAGCAGCTGCAgccttcagcagcagcaacaacagcaggccTGTTTGGAGAGAGCGGAGTCCATGGATACCGAGGTGAAA GAAACCAAAGAGCAGAAGCTGTATAAGATAGCCAATGAGCTGCTGCACACCGAGAGAGCCTATGTGACCCGACTCCGACTGCTGGTGGAG GTCTTCTGTGCCAAACTGACTGCAGAGGCTGCAAAGGGCTCCTTCCCCCTGGAGGTGGTCAACAGCATCTTCTCCAACGTGGGATCCATATACGCTTTCCACAGCCAGTTCCTGCTGCCAGACCTGGACAAGCGCATGAGCCAATG GTCTTCGACTCCCCGGATCGGTGACATCTTTAAGCAGCACGCTCCATTCCTGAGGATGTATGCCGAGTATGTGAAGAACTTTGACAGCGCCATGGAGCTGCTCAAACAGTGGACCGAGCGCTCGGCAGCTTTTAAGACTGTACTGAAGGAGGTGCAG AGCCTTCCCGAGTGTGGCTGTCTGACCCTGCAACACCACATGCTGGAGCCGGTGCAGAGGGTCCCTCGCTACGAGATGCTGCTCAAGGACTACCTGAAGAAACTTCCAGAAGACGACTCGGATCGCGTTGATGCTGAGA AATCTCTAAATATGATCTCCATGGCTGCCACACATTCCAACAGTGCCATTCGTAAACTG GAGAACTTGAAGAAGCTGATGGAGATCTACGAGATGCTGGGTGGGGAGGACGACATCGTCCATGCCTCCAACGAGCTCATCAAGGAGGGACACATCCTCAAGCTGGCCGCCAGGAACACTTCCGCCATGGAGAGATACCTTTACCTG TTCAACAACATGCTCCTGTACTGCGTGCCCAAGTTCAGCCTGGTGGGGCAGAAGTACACGGTGCGCACGCGTATCGGGGTGGACGGCATGAAGGTGGTGGAGACCTCTAACGAGGGCCACTCGCACACCTTCCAGGTGTCGGGCAAGGAGCGGACTCTGGAGCTGCAGGCTAG ATCGGAACAAGACAAAGAGGACTGGataaag gtgCTCAATGAAACTATTGAGATATTTCAGCAGAAAAATGAAACGTTTAAATCCGCCTTGAGGGAAGCGGATGAGGTATCG ACGGAGGAACTGGGGAGACGAGCCCCGCGCTGGATCCGTGACAATGAGGTGACCATGTGTATGAAGTGTCGAGAGCCTTTCAACGTCCTGACGCGCAGAAGACACCACTGCAGAGCCTGTGGCTAT GTGGTGTGTGGAAAGTGCTCCGACAACAAGGCTGCTTTGGAGTACGACGGCAATAAGATGAACAAGGTGTGCAAGGACTGCTACTTCGTCCTGACGGGCCGCCTCGAGGGCGAGGAGAAGCCTGAGTACAAGAGGAACGACAGCAAGAAGAAGGGCATCCTGGAG ATTGAAGCGGCCCAGTTTTCGGGCAACAGCGTCATGTGTGGTTTCCTGCACCACAGCGACAAGGCCAAGCCCTGGCAGCGCGTCTGGTGCATCATCCCCCAGAAGGAGGCCCTGGTGCTCTACCTGTACGGAGCCCCACAG GACGTGAAGGCCCTGTCCACCATCCCATTGCTGGGTTACACTGTGGAAGACAACTCCCGGCCAGGCGACCCACCGGGCAGCTTCCGCCTCTGCCAGTCCAAGTCCGTGCACAGCTTTGCGGCGGAGAACGACGACGTGAGGCAGCGCTGGCTCCAGGTCATACGCATGGCGGTGAAGGGCGAGGTCCCCAGCAGCACCTCGCTTCCCAACAGCCCGGGCACCCCCAACGGTGCCATGGAAGTAGGCTACGACACCTCAGAATAA